A genomic region of Phocoena sinus isolate mPhoSin1 chromosome 18, mPhoSin1.pri, whole genome shotgun sequence contains the following coding sequences:
- the TSC22D1 gene encoding TSC22 domain family protein 1 isoform X4: MHQPPESTAAAAAASAAADISARKMAHPAMFPRRGSGGGSASALNAAGTGVGSSAPSSEDFPPPSLLQPPPPAASSLSGPQPPPPQSLNLLSQAQLQAQPLAPGGTQMKKKSGFQITSVTPAQISASISSNNSIAEDTESYDDLDESHTEDLSSSEILDVSLSRATDLGEPERSSSEETLNNFQEAETPGAVSPNQPPLPQPHLPHLPQQNVVINGNAHPHSLHHHPHVHHGHHLHHGHHHPSHAGVASTPIPGGPPASPVSRKLSTTGSSDTVMPVAPTPAVSSSGSPASVMTSIRAPSTSASIGINSVTGTNTMNNVNMTAVGGFNPNVTSSMLANANLSASNIPSAAGVSVGPGVSSGVNVTVLSGLGNGTISSSALINSAASAAAGMTVGSVSSQQQQPAVNTSRFRVVKLDSSSEPFKKGRWTCTEFYEKENAAPAAEGVVINKAVESVKQNPTEVTSERESTSGSSVSSSVSTLSHYTESVGSGEMGAPAAVVQQPPALPGVALPQMDFSSAAPAGISAVSMPQSISQSQISQVQLQSQELSYQQKQGLQPVPLQAALSAAAGVQPSPVSVVGVTSALGQQPSISSLAQPQLPYSQAAPPAQAPLPGTSPQQLHYGQQPSVAPSHGPSVTPNPTSEYVQQQPILQTAVSSGQPTSAGVGAGTSGIPVAQPQGIQLPVQPAAVQAQPAGAAGQPAGQAQTAVSAVPPGSQIANIGQQTNLPTAAQQPSTQVTPSVIPQGAPPSSQVVPPSQGAILHQGVQASASSLPQQLVVAPQSTLLTVPPQPQGVESVAPGVVSQQLPAVSPLPSASSISVTNQVSSAGPSGMPSVPTNLVASQNIAQAPATQNGNLVQSVSQPPLMAAPNINLPLAQQIPSSTQFSAQSLAQAIGSQIEDARRPAEPSLVGLPQTISGDSGGMSAVSDGSSSSLGASASLFPLKVLPLTTPLVDGEDERWSWSRFPRGYRAVTVF, translated from the coding sequence ATGCACCAGCCGCCCGAGTCCACCGCCGCCGCGGCCGCGGCCTCGGCTGCTGCAGACATTAGTGCTAGGAAGATGGCGCACCCGGCAATGTTCCCTCGAAggggcagtggtggtggcagCGCCTCTGCTCTCAATGCAGCAGGTACCGGCGTTGGTAGTAGTGCCCCATCTTCCGAGGATTTTCCGCCTCCGTCGCTGCTCCAGCCGCCACCTCCTGCAGCATCTTCTCTGTCGGGACCACAGCCTCCGCCTCCACAAAGCCTGAACCTCCTTTCGCAGGCTCAGCTGCAGGCACAGCCTCTTGCGCCAGGCGGaactcaaatgaaaaagaaaagtggctTCCAGATAACGAGCGTGACCCCGGCTCAGATCTCCGCTAGCATCAGCTCTAACAACAGCATCGCAGAGGACACCGAAAGCTACGATGATCTGGATGAATCTCACACAGAAGATCTGTCGTCTTCCGAGATCCTTGATGTGTCACTTTCCAGGGCTACCGACTTAGGGGAGCCTGAACGCAGCTCCTCAGAAGAAACTCTCAATAACTTCCAGGAAGCCGAGACACCTGGGGCAGTCTCTCCCAACCAGCCCCCCCTTCCTCAGCCTCATTTGCCTCACCTTCCACAACAGAATGTTGTAATCAATGGGAATGCTCATCCCCACTCCCTCCATCACCACCCTCACGTTCATCATGGGCACCACCTCCATCACGggcaccaccatccatcccaTGCCGGTGTGGCCAGTACACCCATTCCGGGAGGGCCGCCCGCAAGCCCAGTGTCCAGAAAACTGTCTACAACTGGAAGCTCTGACACCGTTATGCCCGTTGCACCAACTCCTGCCGTATCATCGAGTGGTTCACCTGCATCTGTAATGACTAGTATCCGTGCTCCGAGTACAAGCGCAAGTATAGGTATAAATTCTGTTACAGGCACTAATACGATGAATAATGTTAACATGACGGCTGTGGGCGGTTTTAATCCTAATGTGACCAGCAGCATGCTTGCTAATGCTAATTTAAGTGCGAGCAACATTCCCAGCGCTGCCGGGGTGAGCGTTGGGCCTGGAGTGAGCAGCGGTGTTAATGTGACTGTCTTGAGCGGCCTGGGCAACGGTACGATTTCGTCCTCCGCTCTCATTAACAGCGCTGCCAGTGCAGCTGCAGGGATGACTGTAGGATCAGTTTCAAGTCAGCAGCAACAGCCAGCAGTTAACACGTCCAGGTTCAGAGTTGTGAAGTTAGATTCGAGTTCTGAGCCCTTCAAAAAAGGTAGATGGACTTGCACCGAGTTCTATGAGAAAGAAAACGCTGCCCCCGCCGCCGAAGGGGTGGTGATAAATAAAGCAGTGGAAAGCGTAAAACAAAACCCGACAGAAGTGACTTCTGAGAGGGAGAGCACAAGCGGGAGCTCAGTGAGCAGCAGTGTCAGCACGCTGAGCCACTACACGGAGAGTGTGGGAAGCGGAGAGATGGGGGCCCCAGCTGCCGTGGTGCAGCAGCCGCCCGCTCTTCCAGGTGTCGCCCTCCCGCAGATGGACTTCAGTAGCGCTGCTCCGGCGGGCATTTCAGCAGTTAGTATGCCACAGAGTATTTCCCAGTCACAGATCTCGCAAGTGCAGTTGCAGTCTCAAGAACTGAGCTATCAGCAGAAGCAGGGTCTTCAACCAGTACCTCTGCAAGCCGCTCTCAGCGCTGCAGCTGGTGTCCAGCCATCACCTGTGAGCGTGGTGGGTGTAACTTCAGCTCTAGGTCAGCAGCCTTCCATTTCCAGCCTGGCTCAGCCCCAACTGCCGTATTCTCAGGCGGCCCCTCCGGCGCAAGCACCCCTGCCAGGCACATCACCCCAGCAGTTACACTATGGACAGCAGCCGTCGGTGGCCCCAAGCCATGGCCCGTCAGTGACTCCGAATCCTACTTCCGAGTATGTTCAGCAGCAGCCGATTCTGCAAACGGCAGTGTCCTCTGGACAGCCCACTTCTGCGGGGGTGGGAGCAGGAACCTCGGGGATTCCTGTGGCTCAGCCACAGGGCATCCAGCTGCCAGTGCAGCCCGCAGCAGTCCAGGCGCAGCCCGCAGGGGCAGCTGGCCAACCCGCTGGCCAGGCGCAGACGGCAGTATCTGCTGTACCTCCTGGCAGTCAAATTGCAAATATTGGTCAACAGACAAACCTACCTACGGCAGCGCAGCAGCCCTCTACCCAAGTCACACCTTCAGTTATCCCGCAAGGTGCTCCTCCGTCTTCACAGGTAGTTCCACCCTCTCAGGGTGCGATTCTTCATCAGGGAGTTCAAGCTAGTGCTTCAAGCCTTCCTCAACAGTTGGTCGTTGCACCCCAGAGTACCTTGTTAACTGTGCCTCCCCAGCCGCAAGGAGTAGAGTCAGTAGCTCCAGGAGTTGTTTCGCAGCAGTTGCCTGCAGTTAGTCCTTTGCCCTCTGCTAGCAGTATTTCTGTTACGAATCAGGTTAGTTCAGCTGGGCCTTCTGGAATGCCTTCTGTCCCAACAAACTTGGTTGCATCACAGAATATAGCACAAGCCCCTGCCACTCAAAATGGTAATTTGGTTCAAAGTGTTAGTCAGCCTCCCTTGATGGCAGCACCTAATATAAATTTGCCTTTGGCGCAGCAGATACCAAGTTCTACTCAGTTCTCTGCACAATCATTAGCTCAGGCAATTGGAAGCCAAATTGAAGATGCCAGGCGCCCGGCGGAACCCTCCTTAGTTGGCTTACCTCAGACTATCAGTGGTGACAGTGGGGGCATGTCGGCAGTTTCCGATGGGAGTAGCAGCAGCCTAGGagcctctgcttctcttttcccGTTGAAGGTGCTACCGCTGACGACACCCCTGGTGGATGGCGAGGATGAGAG
- the TSC22D1 gene encoding TSC22 domain family protein 1 isoform X1 encodes MHQPPESTAAAAAASAAADISARKMAHPAMFPRRGSGGGSASALNAAGTGVGSSAPSSEDFPPPSLLQPPPPAASSLSGPQPPPPQSLNLLSQAQLQAQPLAPGGTQMKKKSGFQITSVTPAQISASISSNNSIAEDTESYDDLDESHTEDLSSSEILDVSLSRATDLGEPERSSSEETLNNFQEAETPGAVSPNQPPLPQPHLPHLPQQNVVINGNAHPHSLHHHPHVHHGHHLHHGHHHPSHAGVASTPIPGGPPASPVSRKLSTTGSSDTVMPVAPTPAVSSSGSPASVMTSIRAPSTSASIGINSVTGTNTMNNVNMTAVGGFNPNVTSSMLANANLSASNIPSAAGVSVGPGVSSGVNVTVLSGLGNGTISSSALINSAASAAAGMTVGSVSSQQQQPAVNTSRFRVVKLDSSSEPFKKGRWTCTEFYEKENAAPAAEGVVINKAVESVKQNPTEVTSERESTSGSSVSSSVSTLSHYTESVGSGEMGAPAAVVQQPPALPGVALPQMDFSSAAPAGISAVSMPQSISQSQISQVQLQSQELSYQQKQGLQPVPLQAALSAAAGVQPSPVSVVGVTSALGQQPSISSLAQPQLPYSQAAPPAQAPLPGTSPQQLHYGQQPSVAPSHGPSVTPNPTSEYVQQQPILQTAVSSGQPTSAGVGAGTSGIPVAQPQGIQLPVQPAAVQAQPAGAAGQPAGQAQTAVSAVPPGSQIANIGQQTNLPTAAQQPSTQVTPSVIPQGAPPSSQVVPPSQGAILHQGVQASASSLPQQLVVAPQSTLLTVPPQPQGVESVAPGVVSQQLPAVSPLPSASSISVTNQVSSAGPSGMPSVPTNLVASQNIAQAPATQNGNLVQSVSQPPLMAAPNINLPLAQQIPSSTQFSAQSLAQAIGSQIEDARRPAEPSLVGLPQTISGDSGGMSAVSDGSSSSLGASASLFPLKVLPLTTPLVDGEDESSSGASVVAIDNKIEQAMDLVKSHLMYAVREEVEVLKEQIKELIEKNSQLEQENNLLKTLASPEQLAQFQAQLQTGSPAANTQPQGTTQPPAQAASQGSGPTA; translated from the coding sequence ATGCACCAGCCGCCCGAGTCCACCGCCGCCGCGGCCGCGGCCTCGGCTGCTGCAGACATTAGTGCTAGGAAGATGGCGCACCCGGCAATGTTCCCTCGAAggggcagtggtggtggcagCGCCTCTGCTCTCAATGCAGCAGGTACCGGCGTTGGTAGTAGTGCCCCATCTTCCGAGGATTTTCCGCCTCCGTCGCTGCTCCAGCCGCCACCTCCTGCAGCATCTTCTCTGTCGGGACCACAGCCTCCGCCTCCACAAAGCCTGAACCTCCTTTCGCAGGCTCAGCTGCAGGCACAGCCTCTTGCGCCAGGCGGaactcaaatgaaaaagaaaagtggctTCCAGATAACGAGCGTGACCCCGGCTCAGATCTCCGCTAGCATCAGCTCTAACAACAGCATCGCAGAGGACACCGAAAGCTACGATGATCTGGATGAATCTCACACAGAAGATCTGTCGTCTTCCGAGATCCTTGATGTGTCACTTTCCAGGGCTACCGACTTAGGGGAGCCTGAACGCAGCTCCTCAGAAGAAACTCTCAATAACTTCCAGGAAGCCGAGACACCTGGGGCAGTCTCTCCCAACCAGCCCCCCCTTCCTCAGCCTCATTTGCCTCACCTTCCACAACAGAATGTTGTAATCAATGGGAATGCTCATCCCCACTCCCTCCATCACCACCCTCACGTTCATCATGGGCACCACCTCCATCACGggcaccaccatccatcccaTGCCGGTGTGGCCAGTACACCCATTCCGGGAGGGCCGCCCGCAAGCCCAGTGTCCAGAAAACTGTCTACAACTGGAAGCTCTGACACCGTTATGCCCGTTGCACCAACTCCTGCCGTATCATCGAGTGGTTCACCTGCATCTGTAATGACTAGTATCCGTGCTCCGAGTACAAGCGCAAGTATAGGTATAAATTCTGTTACAGGCACTAATACGATGAATAATGTTAACATGACGGCTGTGGGCGGTTTTAATCCTAATGTGACCAGCAGCATGCTTGCTAATGCTAATTTAAGTGCGAGCAACATTCCCAGCGCTGCCGGGGTGAGCGTTGGGCCTGGAGTGAGCAGCGGTGTTAATGTGACTGTCTTGAGCGGCCTGGGCAACGGTACGATTTCGTCCTCCGCTCTCATTAACAGCGCTGCCAGTGCAGCTGCAGGGATGACTGTAGGATCAGTTTCAAGTCAGCAGCAACAGCCAGCAGTTAACACGTCCAGGTTCAGAGTTGTGAAGTTAGATTCGAGTTCTGAGCCCTTCAAAAAAGGTAGATGGACTTGCACCGAGTTCTATGAGAAAGAAAACGCTGCCCCCGCCGCCGAAGGGGTGGTGATAAATAAAGCAGTGGAAAGCGTAAAACAAAACCCGACAGAAGTGACTTCTGAGAGGGAGAGCACAAGCGGGAGCTCAGTGAGCAGCAGTGTCAGCACGCTGAGCCACTACACGGAGAGTGTGGGAAGCGGAGAGATGGGGGCCCCAGCTGCCGTGGTGCAGCAGCCGCCCGCTCTTCCAGGTGTCGCCCTCCCGCAGATGGACTTCAGTAGCGCTGCTCCGGCGGGCATTTCAGCAGTTAGTATGCCACAGAGTATTTCCCAGTCACAGATCTCGCAAGTGCAGTTGCAGTCTCAAGAACTGAGCTATCAGCAGAAGCAGGGTCTTCAACCAGTACCTCTGCAAGCCGCTCTCAGCGCTGCAGCTGGTGTCCAGCCATCACCTGTGAGCGTGGTGGGTGTAACTTCAGCTCTAGGTCAGCAGCCTTCCATTTCCAGCCTGGCTCAGCCCCAACTGCCGTATTCTCAGGCGGCCCCTCCGGCGCAAGCACCCCTGCCAGGCACATCACCCCAGCAGTTACACTATGGACAGCAGCCGTCGGTGGCCCCAAGCCATGGCCCGTCAGTGACTCCGAATCCTACTTCCGAGTATGTTCAGCAGCAGCCGATTCTGCAAACGGCAGTGTCCTCTGGACAGCCCACTTCTGCGGGGGTGGGAGCAGGAACCTCGGGGATTCCTGTGGCTCAGCCACAGGGCATCCAGCTGCCAGTGCAGCCCGCAGCAGTCCAGGCGCAGCCCGCAGGGGCAGCTGGCCAACCCGCTGGCCAGGCGCAGACGGCAGTATCTGCTGTACCTCCTGGCAGTCAAATTGCAAATATTGGTCAACAGACAAACCTACCTACGGCAGCGCAGCAGCCCTCTACCCAAGTCACACCTTCAGTTATCCCGCAAGGTGCTCCTCCGTCTTCACAGGTAGTTCCACCCTCTCAGGGTGCGATTCTTCATCAGGGAGTTCAAGCTAGTGCTTCAAGCCTTCCTCAACAGTTGGTCGTTGCACCCCAGAGTACCTTGTTAACTGTGCCTCCCCAGCCGCAAGGAGTAGAGTCAGTAGCTCCAGGAGTTGTTTCGCAGCAGTTGCCTGCAGTTAGTCCTTTGCCCTCTGCTAGCAGTATTTCTGTTACGAATCAGGTTAGTTCAGCTGGGCCTTCTGGAATGCCTTCTGTCCCAACAAACTTGGTTGCATCACAGAATATAGCACAAGCCCCTGCCACTCAAAATGGTAATTTGGTTCAAAGTGTTAGTCAGCCTCCCTTGATGGCAGCACCTAATATAAATTTGCCTTTGGCGCAGCAGATACCAAGTTCTACTCAGTTCTCTGCACAATCATTAGCTCAGGCAATTGGAAGCCAAATTGAAGATGCCAGGCGCCCGGCGGAACCCTCCTTAGTTGGCTTACCTCAGACTATCAGTGGTGACAGTGGGGGCATGTCGGCAGTTTCCGATGGGAGTAGCAGCAGCCTAGGagcctctgcttctcttttcccGTTGAAGGTGCTACCGCTGACGACACCCCTGGTGGATGGCGAGGATGAGAG
- the TSC22D1 gene encoding TSC22 domain family protein 1 isoform X3 produces MHQPPESTAAAAAASAAADISARKMAHPAMFPRRGSGGGSASALNAAGTGVGSSAPSSEDFPPPSLLQPPPPAASSLSGPQPPPPQSLNLLSQAQLQAQPLAPGGTQMKKKSGFQITSVTPAQISASISSNNSIAEDTESYDDLDESHTEDLSSSEILDVSLSRATDLGEPERSSSEETLNNFQEAETPGAVSPNQPPLPQPHLPHLPQQNVVINGNAHPHSLHHHPHVHHGHHLHHGHHHPSHAGVASTPIPGGPPASPVSRKLSTTGSSDTVMPVAPTPAVSSSGSPASVMTSIRAPSTSASIGINSVTGTNTMNNVNMTAVGGFNPNVTSSMLANANLSASNIPSAAGVSVGPGVSSGVNVTVLSGLGNGTISSSALINSAASAAAGMTVGSVSSQQQQPAVNTSRFRVVKLDSSSEPFKKGRWTCTEFYEKENAAPAAEGVVINKAVESVKQNPTEVTSERESTSGSSVSSSVSTLSHYTESVGSGEMGAPAAVVQQPPALPGVALPQMDFSSAAPAGISAVSMPQSISQSQISQVQLQSQELSYQQKQGLQPVPLQAALSAAAGVQPSPVSVVGVTSALGQQPSISSLAQPQLPYSQAAPPAQAPLPGTSPQQLHYGQQPSVAPSHGPSVTPNPTSEYVQQQPILQTAVSSGQPTSAGVGAGTSGIPVAQPQGIQLPVQPAAVQAQPAGAAGQPAGQAQTAVSAVPPGSQIANIGQQTNLPTAAQQPSTQVTPSVIPQGAPPSSQVVPPSQGAILHQGVQASASSLPQQLVVAPQSTLLTVPPQPQGVESVAPGVVSQQLPAVSPLPSASSISVTNQVSSAGPSGMPSVPTNLVASQNIAQAPATQNGNLVQSVSQPPLMAAPNINLPLAQQIPSSTQFSAQSLAQAIGSQIEDARRPAEPSLVGLPQTISGDSGGMSAVSDGSSSSLGASASLFPLKVLPLTTPLVDGEDESSLFQCFSPTRGARSDPRTTDTAKTTESF; encoded by the coding sequence ATGCACCAGCCGCCCGAGTCCACCGCCGCCGCGGCCGCGGCCTCGGCTGCTGCAGACATTAGTGCTAGGAAGATGGCGCACCCGGCAATGTTCCCTCGAAggggcagtggtggtggcagCGCCTCTGCTCTCAATGCAGCAGGTACCGGCGTTGGTAGTAGTGCCCCATCTTCCGAGGATTTTCCGCCTCCGTCGCTGCTCCAGCCGCCACCTCCTGCAGCATCTTCTCTGTCGGGACCACAGCCTCCGCCTCCACAAAGCCTGAACCTCCTTTCGCAGGCTCAGCTGCAGGCACAGCCTCTTGCGCCAGGCGGaactcaaatgaaaaagaaaagtggctTCCAGATAACGAGCGTGACCCCGGCTCAGATCTCCGCTAGCATCAGCTCTAACAACAGCATCGCAGAGGACACCGAAAGCTACGATGATCTGGATGAATCTCACACAGAAGATCTGTCGTCTTCCGAGATCCTTGATGTGTCACTTTCCAGGGCTACCGACTTAGGGGAGCCTGAACGCAGCTCCTCAGAAGAAACTCTCAATAACTTCCAGGAAGCCGAGACACCTGGGGCAGTCTCTCCCAACCAGCCCCCCCTTCCTCAGCCTCATTTGCCTCACCTTCCACAACAGAATGTTGTAATCAATGGGAATGCTCATCCCCACTCCCTCCATCACCACCCTCACGTTCATCATGGGCACCACCTCCATCACGggcaccaccatccatcccaTGCCGGTGTGGCCAGTACACCCATTCCGGGAGGGCCGCCCGCAAGCCCAGTGTCCAGAAAACTGTCTACAACTGGAAGCTCTGACACCGTTATGCCCGTTGCACCAACTCCTGCCGTATCATCGAGTGGTTCACCTGCATCTGTAATGACTAGTATCCGTGCTCCGAGTACAAGCGCAAGTATAGGTATAAATTCTGTTACAGGCACTAATACGATGAATAATGTTAACATGACGGCTGTGGGCGGTTTTAATCCTAATGTGACCAGCAGCATGCTTGCTAATGCTAATTTAAGTGCGAGCAACATTCCCAGCGCTGCCGGGGTGAGCGTTGGGCCTGGAGTGAGCAGCGGTGTTAATGTGACTGTCTTGAGCGGCCTGGGCAACGGTACGATTTCGTCCTCCGCTCTCATTAACAGCGCTGCCAGTGCAGCTGCAGGGATGACTGTAGGATCAGTTTCAAGTCAGCAGCAACAGCCAGCAGTTAACACGTCCAGGTTCAGAGTTGTGAAGTTAGATTCGAGTTCTGAGCCCTTCAAAAAAGGTAGATGGACTTGCACCGAGTTCTATGAGAAAGAAAACGCTGCCCCCGCCGCCGAAGGGGTGGTGATAAATAAAGCAGTGGAAAGCGTAAAACAAAACCCGACAGAAGTGACTTCTGAGAGGGAGAGCACAAGCGGGAGCTCAGTGAGCAGCAGTGTCAGCACGCTGAGCCACTACACGGAGAGTGTGGGAAGCGGAGAGATGGGGGCCCCAGCTGCCGTGGTGCAGCAGCCGCCCGCTCTTCCAGGTGTCGCCCTCCCGCAGATGGACTTCAGTAGCGCTGCTCCGGCGGGCATTTCAGCAGTTAGTATGCCACAGAGTATTTCCCAGTCACAGATCTCGCAAGTGCAGTTGCAGTCTCAAGAACTGAGCTATCAGCAGAAGCAGGGTCTTCAACCAGTACCTCTGCAAGCCGCTCTCAGCGCTGCAGCTGGTGTCCAGCCATCACCTGTGAGCGTGGTGGGTGTAACTTCAGCTCTAGGTCAGCAGCCTTCCATTTCCAGCCTGGCTCAGCCCCAACTGCCGTATTCTCAGGCGGCCCCTCCGGCGCAAGCACCCCTGCCAGGCACATCACCCCAGCAGTTACACTATGGACAGCAGCCGTCGGTGGCCCCAAGCCATGGCCCGTCAGTGACTCCGAATCCTACTTCCGAGTATGTTCAGCAGCAGCCGATTCTGCAAACGGCAGTGTCCTCTGGACAGCCCACTTCTGCGGGGGTGGGAGCAGGAACCTCGGGGATTCCTGTGGCTCAGCCACAGGGCATCCAGCTGCCAGTGCAGCCCGCAGCAGTCCAGGCGCAGCCCGCAGGGGCAGCTGGCCAACCCGCTGGCCAGGCGCAGACGGCAGTATCTGCTGTACCTCCTGGCAGTCAAATTGCAAATATTGGTCAACAGACAAACCTACCTACGGCAGCGCAGCAGCCCTCTACCCAAGTCACACCTTCAGTTATCCCGCAAGGTGCTCCTCCGTCTTCACAGGTAGTTCCACCCTCTCAGGGTGCGATTCTTCATCAGGGAGTTCAAGCTAGTGCTTCAAGCCTTCCTCAACAGTTGGTCGTTGCACCCCAGAGTACCTTGTTAACTGTGCCTCCCCAGCCGCAAGGAGTAGAGTCAGTAGCTCCAGGAGTTGTTTCGCAGCAGTTGCCTGCAGTTAGTCCTTTGCCCTCTGCTAGCAGTATTTCTGTTACGAATCAGGTTAGTTCAGCTGGGCCTTCTGGAATGCCTTCTGTCCCAACAAACTTGGTTGCATCACAGAATATAGCACAAGCCCCTGCCACTCAAAATGGTAATTTGGTTCAAAGTGTTAGTCAGCCTCCCTTGATGGCAGCACCTAATATAAATTTGCCTTTGGCGCAGCAGATACCAAGTTCTACTCAGTTCTCTGCACAATCATTAGCTCAGGCAATTGGAAGCCAAATTGAAGATGCCAGGCGCCCGGCGGAACCCTCCTTAGTTGGCTTACCTCAGACTATCAGTGGTGACAGTGGGGGCATGTCGGCAGTTTCCGATGGGAGTAGCAGCAGCCTAGGagcctctgcttctcttttcccGTTGAAGGTGCTACCGCTGACGACACCCCTGGTGGATGGCGAGGATGAGAG